Genomic window (Bacillus vallismortis):
GTTTGTAATGCCGCAATCAGACAGCTTGCATTCTCCGGAAAACACCGTATCCTTATTAACCACTCTGATCCAGTGCCCTTCGCGCGGAGGTATAGCTACGCTTTGAGCCTGCCAAGCAATATCAATTACTTTTTTCACCGGGTGGTAATCTGACAATCTGAGATCAAAGACACTGCCGTTATAATGTTTCAAATCTATTGTAATATCAATATACATTTTAGGATCACCCTTACATAGAAAGAGCGCCGTCTTCTGGTGAATCAGGCGCTCCTTCCCTTTCATACTGTTATCCGCGGATTTGATTTGCGATGTCTTGGTCAGTAGACTCAAGTGTATTTGCTGTTTGATCAAGCTGCTGATTCACATCTTGAAGCAAATCTGACATTTTGATAAATGAAGGTTTGAGCTGCTCGTATTGATCTGCGAACGCTTCG
Coding sequences:
- the yukD gene encoding ESX secretion system protein YukD, coding for MYIDITIDLKHYNGSVFDLRLSDYHPVKKVIDIAWQAQSVAIPPREGHWIRVVNKDTVFSGECKLSDCGITNGDRLEIL
- a CDS encoding WXG100 family type VII secretion target — translated: MAGLIRVTPEELRAMAKQYGVESQEVLNQVDRLNRMISDLKSMWEGASSEAFADQYEQLKPSFIKMSDLLQDVNQQLDQTANTLESTDQDIANQIRG